Proteins encoded together in one Pseudomonas arsenicoxydans window:
- the ccmB gene encoding heme exporter protein CcmB: MSVFGLLVAREARLLFRRPAELANPLVFFAIVVSLFPLAVGPESQLLQTLSPGLVWVAALLSVLLSLDGLFRSDFEDGSLEQWVLSSHPLPLLVLAKVLAHWAFSGLALVLLAPLLALMLGLPTACLPVLLLSLLLGTPVLSLLGAVGAALTVGLKRGGLLLALLILPLYIPVLILGSGALQAALQGMPATGYLLWLGSLTALAITLTPFAIAAGLKISVGE, translated from the coding sequence ATGAGTGTTTTCGGCCTGTTGGTCGCCCGTGAGGCCCGTCTGCTGTTTCGCCGTCCGGCGGAGCTGGCCAATCCGCTAGTATTCTTTGCGATCGTGGTGTCGCTGTTCCCGCTGGCCGTCGGACCTGAGTCTCAATTGTTGCAAACCTTGTCTCCGGGGCTGGTCTGGGTGGCGGCCCTTTTATCGGTCTTGCTCTCGCTGGACGGGCTTTTCCGCAGTGATTTCGAGGACGGTTCCCTGGAACAGTGGGTCCTTTCGTCGCACCCCCTGCCTCTTCTGGTTTTGGCCAAGGTACTGGCACACTGGGCCTTCTCTGGCCTGGCACTGGTTTTGCTCGCTCCACTGCTGGCGTTGATGCTCGGTTTGCCAACCGCTTGTCTGCCGGTGTTGCTGCTTTCCTTATTGCTCGGTACACCGGTGCTGAGCCTGCTCGGTGCGGTGGGCGCAGCCCTGACGGTAGGATTGAAGCGCGGCGGCCTATTGCTGGCCCTGCTGATTCTGCCGCTGTACATCCCGGTGTTGATTCTCGGCAGTGGCGCCTTGCAGGCAGCCTTGCAGGGCATGCCGGCGACCGGTTATCTCTTGTGGCTTGGTAGCCTGACCGCCCTGGCGATAACCCTGACACCTTTTGCAATAGCTGCTGGCCTGAAGATCAGCGTCGGCGAATAA
- the fliK gene encoding flagellar hook-length control protein FliK yields the protein MTGEMNILPLPQTTPATSRPLVASGDLLKLLQPMEGLISAGQTAQAEVLSLKQADQSFQLLLKVTLDSGRQTTVQATSTQPLPQGTSLAITQPSASNLAITVQQAIASSVATLTRIDTAQLPVGTLLQGKVLTSQVLPQVPGQPKVFRSMVSLLNTALSGSTLSIDSPTPLRIGTLLSALVQDTQTLKFVPLSNRQEQLAVTQQLVSQQSRQGSLDGLINALQNLTPSDQTSSDLRSAVEKLLAGLPDVQQLSTPKGLAQALANSGLFLEAKLLTGQNPTLAPDMKGDLLKLIAQLTPGLPANTTLNAIIAANTLVQTMPSFVRSALGMLGQVSAKPQPSSFPLPERLLQSQDGENDLEHLLRLAAAAVSRLQSHQLSSLEQTGVTDDGRLLSTWQLEIPMRNLQDIVPLQVKFQREEAPEKEPPHERRDEREPKQQLWRVDLAFDMEPLGPLQIQAQLIKGSLSSQLWAERPYTASLIESNLAALRQRLLDCGLNVGDLDCHLGAPPQGTQTRLEQRWVDETA from the coding sequence ATGACAGGCGAAATGAACATCCTCCCGCTACCGCAAACCACGCCCGCGACGTCGCGGCCCTTGGTAGCGAGTGGCGACCTGCTCAAGCTGTTGCAGCCGATGGAGGGCCTGATCAGCGCTGGCCAGACGGCCCAGGCCGAAGTGCTGTCGCTCAAGCAGGCGGATCAGAGCTTTCAATTGTTGCTCAAAGTCACCCTCGACAGTGGCCGCCAGACCACGGTTCAGGCAACCAGCACCCAACCGCTGCCCCAAGGCACCAGCCTGGCGATTACCCAACCGTCGGCGAGCAACCTGGCGATTACCGTACAACAGGCCATTGCGTCCAGCGTCGCCACCCTCACCCGCATCGACACGGCGCAACTGCCGGTCGGCACCTTGCTGCAAGGCAAAGTGCTGACCTCGCAAGTGCTGCCGCAAGTGCCGGGCCAGCCCAAGGTGTTTCGCTCGATGGTGAGCCTGCTCAACACCGCATTGAGTGGCAGCACGCTGAGCATCGATAGCCCGACCCCTTTGCGCATCGGCACACTGTTGAGCGCCTTGGTGCAAGACACGCAAACACTGAAATTCGTACCGTTGAGCAACCGTCAAGAGCAACTGGCGGTCACCCAGCAATTGGTCAGTCAGCAGAGCCGCCAAGGGTCACTGGATGGATTGATCAACGCATTGCAAAACCTTACACCGTCGGACCAGACGTCCAGCGACCTGCGCAGCGCCGTGGAAAAACTGCTGGCCGGTTTGCCGGACGTTCAACAACTCAGTACCCCCAAAGGCCTCGCTCAAGCGCTGGCCAATAGCGGTCTGTTCCTTGAAGCGAAATTGCTCACCGGGCAGAACCCGACGCTGGCGCCAGACATGAAAGGTGACCTGCTCAAGCTGATCGCACAACTGACGCCAGGGCTGCCGGCCAATACCACTCTCAACGCGATCATCGCCGCCAATACGCTGGTCCAGACCATGCCAAGCTTCGTGCGCAGCGCCCTCGGCATGCTCGGCCAGGTCAGCGCCAAACCACAACCGAGCAGTTTCCCGCTCCCCGAACGCCTGCTGCAAAGCCAGGACGGTGAAAACGATCTGGAGCATTTGTTGCGCCTGGCAGCGGCGGCGGTTTCGCGCCTGCAAAGCCATCAACTGTCGAGCCTGGAACAGACTGGCGTGACGGATGATGGTCGACTGCTCAGCACCTGGCAGCTGGAAATTCCGATGCGCAACCTGCAGGACATCGTGCCGCTGCAGGTCAAGTTCCAGCGCGAAGAAGCCCCCGAAAAGGAACCACCGCACGAACGCCGCGACGAACGCGAGCCGAAACAGCAACTGTGGCGCGTAGATCTGGCGTTTGACATGGAGCCCTTGGGTCCATTGCAGATTCAGGCACAGTTGATCAAGGGCAGCCTGTCCAGCCAGCTCTGGGCAGAACGGCCATATACCGCGAGCCTGATCGAAAGCAATCTGGCCGCGTTGCGCCAGCGCCTGCTGGATTGCGGGCTGAACGTCGGCGATCTCGACTGCCACCTCGGTGCACCGCCACA
- the ccmA gene encoding cytochrome c biogenesis heme-transporting ATPase CcmA produces the protein MTSPVLQTVALACERDLRLLFENLDLRLASGEMVQISGPNGSGKTSLLRLLSGLMQPTAGQVLLNGQPLNDQRLELARNLLWIGHAAGIKDLLTPEENLSWLCALHQPASHDAIWQALGAVGLRGFEDVPCHTLSAGQQRRVALARLYLDSPPLWILDEPFTALDKQGVAQLEEHLAIHCERGGMVVLTTHHTLSRMPATYRDIDLGKWAV, from the coding sequence TTGACCAGTCCAGTCCTGCAAACCGTTGCCCTCGCTTGTGAGCGAGACCTTCGGCTGCTCTTCGAAAATCTCGATTTGAGACTGGCCAGTGGCGAAATGGTACAAATCAGCGGTCCCAACGGCAGTGGCAAAACCAGCCTCTTGCGCTTGCTGTCCGGCTTGATGCAGCCGACCGCCGGTCAGGTCCTGCTCAATGGCCAGCCGCTGAACGATCAGCGTCTTGAGCTGGCGCGCAACCTGCTGTGGATCGGCCATGCCGCCGGGATCAAGGATCTGCTGACGCCGGAAGAGAACCTGAGCTGGCTTTGCGCCTTGCATCAACCCGCGTCTCATGACGCGATCTGGCAGGCGCTGGGAGCTGTCGGCCTGCGCGGTTTCGAGGATGTGCCCTGCCACACGCTGTCCGCCGGGCAGCAACGCCGCGTGGCGCTGGCGCGTCTGTACCTGGACAGCCCGCCGCTGTGGATCCTCGATGAACCGTTTACCGCGCTCGACAAACAAGGCGTGGCGCAGCTTGAGGAACACCTGGCCATCCACTGTGAGCGTGGCGGCATGGTAGTGCTGACCACTCACCATACGCTGAGCCGGATGCCGGCCACTTATCGCGACATTGATTTGGGGAAATGGGCCGTATGA